A genomic segment from Mastomys coucha isolate ucsf_1 unplaced genomic scaffold, UCSF_Mcou_1 pScaffold7, whole genome shotgun sequence encodes:
- the LOC116082408 gene encoding trophoblast-specific protein alpha-like produces MAPTVFLVILCLGVASAAIDPDASLDAELQEQKNIEELKKALWKEFMKTIKLDNSKDDQETDGFNIEMSASGELTDEEFTETMTNILHPMFGEEKNQEQPVDDVPEFEDWAESGEEIPVQDQV; encoded by the exons ATGGCTCCCACAGTCTTCCTAGTCATCCTGTGCCTGGGAGTAGCCTCAGCTGCTATAGACCCTGATGCCAGTTTGGATGCTGAATTGCAAGAGCAGAAG AATATAGAAGAACTCAAAAAAGCACTGTGGAAAGAGTTTATGAAGACTATCAAACTGGACAACAGCAAAGATGACCAGGAGACAGATGGCTTCAACATAGAAATGAGTGCCTCTGGTGAGCTG ACTGATGAAGAATTCACGGAAACAATGACTAACATTTTACACCCAATGTTTGGAGAAGAGAAAAACCAAGAACAGCCAGTTGACGATGTCCCCGAATTTGAGGATTGGGCAGAGAGTGGTGAAGAGATTCCAGTACAGGATCAGGTATGA
- the LOC116081533 gene encoding trophoblast-specific protein alpha-like: protein MTPTIFLVILCLGVASAAIVPDASLDVELKEQKDKDDLKKLTWDEFIVKLNNSKIDQEKGNFKIEISAFFSQLTEELKKIMIEFFYPMLEEDKTQPADDDPEFEDLEESGDWFLVPDQV, encoded by the exons ATGACTCCTACAATCTTCTTAGTTATCCTGTGCTTGGGAGTGGCCTCAGCTGCTATAGTCCCTGATGCCAGTTTGGATGTTGAATTGAAAGAGCAGAAG GATAAAGATGATCTCAAAAAATTAACATGGGATGAGTTTATTGTCAAATTGAACAATAGCAAAATTGACCAGGAGAAGGGTAACTTCAAAATAGAAATAAGTGCCTTCTTCAGTCAGCTG actgaagaactcaagaaaataatGATTGAGTTTTTCTACCCAATGCTTGAAGAGGACAAAACACAACCAGCTGATGATGATCCTGAATTTGAGGATTTGGAAGAGAGTGGCGATTGGTTTCTTGTACCGGATCAGGTATGA